AACGATTTCAACGAGTTCGATTTCGAAGGTAAGGTCTTTACCAGCGAGCGGGTGGTTAGCATCAAGGGTAATGCCATCTTCTTTCACAGCAGTAATAACTACTTCCATTACTCCACCTTCGGATTCGAGCTGCAAGAGCATGCCGATTTCCGGAGTGATGTGTTCAGGCACTTGATCACTGGCAACGTCAATGACCATTTCGTCATTGCGCTGACCGTAAGCTTCGTCTGCAGGAATAGTAACTTTAGTAGCGTCACCAACACCCATACCTACAACAGCTTTTTCGAAACCAGCGATAAGCATATCTGAACCAAGAGTAAATTCAAGAGGTTCGCGCTCGCGAGAGGAATCGAAAACAGTGCCGTCTTCAAGAGTACCAGTGTAGTGAACTTTTACTGAATCGCCGTCTTTGACCTGTGCCATGGAGGTCTCCTTGTTAAAAATGTGGTATGATACGATGGCTGTTCACTCTTTGAAAGTCAATTCTTATTTAAAGGACAGCATGATGTGTAAGGGAATGATATTTTGCTCATGGACATATTTCAATGCATGGAATACGGAGCCAGAAAGTAGATTTATGATAACGTATCGCATTGCTGTTCCCTTTCATATAGAACAGGACTACTAGAAGTAACAAGCCTTGATAATCGTTTATGCTTTTACTAAACGGAACTGCATAACACTTTGAATAGAGTTGTTGCCAGTATCATAAATAAGTTAAAAAAATACTCTCGAATACTTGACCGGTATCGAAATCTGAAATAGTAGTACTTGTAAGAACTACGCAGGAGAATAGATGGAACTCATTCAGGCATTGAAGAAATTTGGTTTTACCCAGCAAGAGTCGCTAATGTACGTAACTCTTTGTAAAATGGGTGCCATGACAGGGTACGAAGCCGCAAAAGTTTCCGGTATCTCCCGCTCCAATGCATACGCTGCGTTGTCCAGCCTTGTTGAAAAAGGCGGGGCTATTGTTTCTTCCGAGGATTCCAGCAAATACACTGCAATCCCGCGTGAAGAACTTATTTTGAACCTGCGTCGCTCTTGTGAGTCGACATTAGGGTTCCTAGAAGAAAATTTACCGGAACAGGAAGAAGAAGAAGCACCATATCTTACCATTTCCGGTTATGGAAATACCCTCGATAAGATGCGGAATATGATTCTGCTGGCAAAAGGGTGGGTGTATCTTTCTGTTTCAGCTTCAACAGTGAAATTGCTTACGTCCGACTTGGAGAACTGTATCAAGCGCGGATTGAAAGTTGTAATTTTATCTGATGAGGACCCGCACCTCACCGGCGTTGTGTTTATGCATAACGAAGCACCGGCAGAGAATGTGCGTATTATCGCTGATACCAGCGAAGTTATAGTGGGCACGCTCGAAGTAAGCAGAGGGCAGTGTCTCTATTCAAAAAACAAGCACCTCGTATCGTTAATGCGCGAAGCTCTCTTGAACGAGATCGAGCTCATTAAAATACGCGGAATATAATCAGGAGATTTCGGCATGAGCAATGTACG
This Halodesulfovibrio sp. MK-HDV DNA region includes the following protein-coding sequences:
- a CDS encoding peptidylprolyl isomerase → MAQVKDGDSVKVHYTGTLEDGTVFDSSREREPLEFTLGSDMLIAGFEKAVVGMGVGDATKVTIPADEAYGQRNDEMVIDVASDQVPEHITPEIGMLLQLESEGGVMEVVITAVKEDGITLDANHPLAGKDLTFEIELVEIV
- a CDS encoding TrmB family transcriptional regulator, which translates into the protein MELIQALKKFGFTQQESLMYVTLCKMGAMTGYEAAKVSGISRSNAYAALSSLVEKGGAIVSSEDSSKYTAIPREELILNLRRSCESTLGFLEENLPEQEEEEAPYLTISGYGNTLDKMRNMILLAKGWVYLSVSASTVKLLTSDLENCIKRGLKVVILSDEDPHLTGVVFMHNEAPAENVRIIADTSEVIVGTLEVSRGQCLYSKNKHLVSLMREALLNEIELIKIRGI